The sequence TTTACTTGTGATGGCTTACTTTTTCGCATTAGGGAGTTCTCCTTTGTTATTAATGATTTATGTGTTTAAGTTAAATCATTATGGAGTGCTCCCTTTTTAATTTCTACCACTTTCGGGACGTTGCCCCGCTCTTTGCGGCCTTAGGTGGGCATGAAAAAGAGCCTCGCAAGCATAGATATTACCTATGCCAACCACATTATTCTGATTCATCAACCATGTTTTGATAGCGACGCTCGAGCTTCGCGTTTTTTGAAAAATAAGGTCACCTGAAAATTCTGAAGATAAGGGTTCAGGTCCAAGCTCTTTAAGTCTGGGATGGACAAGTTCTTCCGCTTTGGAAATGGGCAGTATCAGTCCAAATCTTCGAGGATCATTATAAATCAATTTAATATCATCAGAAAAGTGAATCAAAAGGTGATCGTGCTTTTGAGTCTTCTCTCGATTTTGATTGCTCCCTGATTTTGCAGGCTCAGCCAGCTGACCGCCTCGCCAAGAACCCGTCATCCCAAGATGACTGAGGAGAAGGGAATTCTGAAATTCAAAAACTAAATACTTGGCGCGCCTTCGAGTCGCAACTAATTTTTGCCCTTCAATATGTTTTAGATCCTTGCTTTGGATTGGTTCACGAAAGCTTCCACAACGGAGCTCGAAACGCTCAACCCGCACGCCCGGACGTAAAATCTGATTGAGACCGCGACAGACTGATTCAACTTCAGGAAGTTCTGGCATCCGGTGGTAATAAGGGAGAATTAGAGAACAATCAACCATTCTTTCCGGAGGGATCCTTTAATAAAACGTTTCTTATGCTCGTACCAAAATGAATCGCTGAATATTAACCTTCATCTCAAGCAACATGATTTAAAGCGCCATAATTTCAAGCTACATCATCTCAAGCACCTTTAACTCAAGTTTATCAACTATCTAACCGATAGAAATAGGTAATGGCGCGTGAGGGATTTGTTAAATATTCTTCGTTTTTATTTTCTTTTCTGATCCTGCTCCTTTCAGGTTGCATGGCTGGCTCCATTAAAATGGAGAGCTTAAAAAACGATAGCCCGAGCGCCAGTCCTGGGACTGGAACTCAATCTCAGATTAAGATCAGTCGACAAGACGGACAAGCTTTGTCTGCTGGGGGCGTGGCTCTGCCGGTGGGAACAGCTCTGAATCTAAAAGCTTTGCTCTTCAATGCCAGTGGCGAGCTCAAAAGTTTACCTGTGCGATTTTTTGAAAAAGTAGTAAAATCTATAGGCCACAAACCTACAGTCTGATAAACTTACCTTACGAAATTTTTAATGCGAGCAATTAACATAGCATACCCGAAGACAATACAGTAGACTAAAACCGTGGATCGTGAAAAATCGCCTGGGGTGTTCTCAATCCCAGCAGTCGAACAAGATCCGGGGTAAGGGAACCATGGGGGACCTGGGATAGTTTAAAAGTCCTACGGATACTAGAGAGTCGAACACCAGAAGTTTTCTAGCGAAACGCCACAAAAGCCGAGATGAGAACGGTACCATAAAACGGACATGAAAGTGGATCCTGTCACTGGCTAGCTCCCTGACCTGAATTAGTATCCGGATAATGAGATTTTTTGGCGCAGAAAAATTCACAGGAAAACGCTATTTTAGATCAATAAAATTTAAAGGAACACTAAACCCTATTTTGAGGAAAAAGATAGAGTTCAAGGGACGAAAAAAAGGACCAAGCACTATTTCGTAATCTAATTGATTGATATTACACTGATTTTTTCCTATCCTTTGCTTGGAGGCGATAATGTTTTTAAAAAAAATGTATGTGCTATTACTTATTTCGTTTTGCAGTATTTCCGCTTTATCTAAAAATTCGGCAGCCATTAAGCCAGATGTTTTATTAAAAATGTCTGACCGTGCTCGCGGGGGGCTCTCTGATGGGCTGACTTGGAATTTAAAGCTGACTTCACTTTCTAACGGTGAAAGTACCGATTTTGAATTTAAAATTAAAGTGAAAGATTCTTTTGTCCTAGCTAAGTGCACGGCACCTACTCGTTCCAAGGATGAGGTGTTTTTATTTCTAGATAAAAATTTGTGGATTCATAAGCCTGGATTAAAAAAACCGATGTCCTTGTCAACCCGTCAAAAATTGGTCGGTCAAGCGGCCAATGGCGATATCGCAACAACCAATTATTCTCGAGACTATACGGCAACAGTAGTTGGTGAAGAAACCGTCGCAAATATAAAAAGTTGGAAATTGAATCTAAAAGCGAAAACCAAAGACGTAACCTATGATCAAATTAACTACTGGATCTCACAAGACAAAATGTTGGGCATTCAGGCCGAATATTTGACATTGCAAAATGAAGTTTTTAAAACGGCAACATTCGAATATAAAAACAGCATTACGTCGGCTGGCAAAACAATTCCGTTCGTTAGCCAAATCACAATCGTGGATGCCAAAAATCAAAATTTAAAATCGATTCTGAACTATGCTCAGCCTGTTTCTGAAAAATTGGATGAATCTATGTTTAACGTTAATAAGTTAGGCAAGTGAAGCTCAGTGGACTACTTTTTTTCTTTTGGGTATGCGCCGTCTTTTCCGTAACTATAGCGGCACCCAAACGTGATTCTTCACGATCTAAAAAAATTTGGGACTGGGAACTGCGATTAAATACATTGGCATCTTTAAGCTACCAAAAATATCATGCTGACGAATTCAATTTTCTTAACCAAATTCTAAAAAAACCTGAAACGTCTCTACAATTAGAATTTCAGCCTACCTTCGATCTAAAGTTTAGACGCCTTCCGCTGAAGTGGTTGGTAAAACCGTTATTTAAAGCACGCTTCAGTACCTATTTGATTAGTTCTGAAAACAAATCCACCACAATCACAGATTATGGATTTTGGGAAAACTATTTAACCATCGAGCTGGCTCAACAATTAGAAGCTTCTGCCGGTATCATCAATTTGCAATGGGGTCCCTCCGAGTTGGTTAATCCCAGCCAATTTCTTTTGACCCAGCAGACTCTGACGACAGAGCCGTACCAGTTT comes from Deltaproteobacteria bacterium and encodes:
- a CDS encoding DNA-formamidopyrimidine glycosylase; this encodes MVDCSLILPYYHRMPELPEVESVCRGLNQILRPGVRVERFELRCGSFREPIQSKDLKHIEGQKLVATRRRAKYLVFEFQNSLLLSHLGMTGSWRGGQLAEPAKSGSNQNREKTQKHDHLLIHFSDDIKLIYNDPRRFGLILPISKAEELVHPRLKELGPEPLSSEFSGDLIFQKTRSSSVAIKTWLMNQNNVVGIGNIYACEALFHAHLRPQRAGQRPESGRN
- a CDS encoding outer membrane lipoprotein-sorting protein, which codes for MFLKKMYVLLLISFCSISALSKNSAAIKPDVLLKMSDRARGGLSDGLTWNLKLTSLSNGESTDFEFKIKVKDSFVLAKCTAPTRSKDEVFLFLDKNLWIHKPGLKKPMSLSTRQKLVGQAANGDIATTNYSRDYTATVVGEETVANIKSWKLNLKAKTKDVTYDQINYWISQDKMLGIQAEYLTLQNEVFKTATFEYKNSITSAGKTIPFVSQITIVDAKNQNLKSILNYAQPVSEKLDESMFNVNKLGK